CCGTCCCGTCGCCCTCCGGGCCGGCGACACCCGCACCCTCCTCGACGCTCAAGCCACCCGGTGGACCGACACTCCCACCGCCGGTCGGGGCCACCGAGCTGACCGGCACGATCACGCGGGGCGTGGAGCCGAACTGTCTGCTGCTGGATGGCTACCTGCTGATCGGGGGCCCCCGGGACGTGCTGACCGCCGGTGCCCGGGTGACCGTCACCGGCCGGGTCGAGCCGGGCATGATGACCACCTGCCAGCAGGGCACCCCGTTCGTCGTGGAGGGCGCGCACCCGAGCTGACCCGGCCGGTGGGCCAGCCCGCCGACCGGCGGCGTCGCTCAGCGGTCGTGGTCGGCGGGGATGACGTCGTCCAGCAGCTCGGGTGCCTGGGGCTGGCGGGGAGTCAGCTCGACCTGGGCGGGGCTGGCCAGCTCCTCGTCAGAGACGCCCAGCTCGGCGAGCTTGCGGGCGCTGACCAGCACCCGGGCTTCCAGTGAGCCGACCGCCCGGTTGTACGCGGTCACGGCCCCGGCCAGCGACGACCCGAGCTTGCCCACGTGGTCCCCGAGGGTGGAGAGCCGGCTGTACAGCTCCCGGGCAAGCGTGTGCACCGCCAGCGCGTTGCGGGCCAGCGCCTCCTGTCGCCAGGAGTAGGCCACCGTGCGCAGAAGGGCGACCAGGGTGGCCGGCGTGGCCAGCACCACGTTGCGGGTGAAGGCGTGCTCCAGCAGCGTCGGGTCACGCTGGAGCGCCACGTCGAGGAACGGGTCGGCGGGGACGAACAGCACCACGAACTCGGGCGAGCTGTCGAACGCGGTCCAGTAGGACTTGGCGGCCAGCGCGTCGACATGCCCGCGCAGGTGCCGGGCGTGCGCGTCGAGGTGGGTGTCCCGGCCGCGCTCGTCGCGGGCCTCCATCGCCGTGAGGTACGCGTCGAACGGCGCCTTGGCGTCCACCACCACCGACCGGCCGCCGTGCAGCCGGACCACCAGATCCGGGCGGACGACCTGCCCGTCGGCGTCGGCGGTGACCTGCTCGGAGAAGTCGCAGTGCTCCAGCATGCCGGCAGCCTCGACGATCCGGCGCAGCTGGTGCTCGCCCCAGCGGCCCCGCACCTGCGGCGCCCGCAGCGCGGCCACCAGCTGTTTGGTCTCGGTGCGCAGCTCGCCGGAGACCGCACTCATCGAGCGGACCTGCTCACGCAACTCGGCGTACGCGTCGACCCGGTCGTGCTCCAGCTCGGCCACCCGCTGCTCGTAGCGGCGCAGGGTGTCGTGCAGCGGCGCCACCGCCCGGGCCACCGCCTCCTGGGACTGGGCGGTGGCCTCGTAGCTCAACGCCCGCATCGACTGCTCCAGCCGCCCCTCGCCCTCCCGGGTGGCGGTCAGGGTGGCGTCCAGCCGGGCGATGTCGGCCGCCGACCGCGACCGGGCCGCGAGCCAGCCCACCGCCCCACCGGTGCCGAGGCACACGATCACCAGGAGCAGCGTCGAGACGTCCATCACCGGAGCTTGCCAGACGGATACGACGGGACACCCGGGGGTACGTTCGGATACATGGAACTTGTGCTGTGCCTCGCCATCGTGCTGGTGGGCGCGCTGGGCGCTGCGGCGCTCATCCGTACCCAGGCCACCGCCCGTCGGCGCACCGAGCTCGGCGACGCCCGCGCGGAGGCGCAGCGTTGGTACGAGCGCCTCGGCGGGCAGTTGATGAACCTGCACGGTGACGAGCCGGCGGTCCGCCAGGCCCTGTCCGACGCCGGTGAGCGGTACAACGCGGCGGGCTCGCAGCTGGAGCAGGCGCGTACGCCGCACCAGTTCGGGTTGGCCCGGGAGACCGCTCTGGAGGGGCTGGCGTACATCCGGGCGGCACGGACGGCGCTGGGCATCGATCCCGGCCCCGAGGTGCCGCAGTTGGCTGCGGCGCGCGGCGTCGGGCAGCTCACCAAGGAGCGCGAGGTCGACGTGCAGGGGCAGACCTTCCGGGCCGGCCCGCAACCCGGCCGGGAGACGCCCTACTACTACCCCGGTGGCCGGTACCAGGGCCGGCCGGTGCCGTCCGGTTGGTACTCGACGCCGTGGTGGAAGACGGCGCTGGGCGCGGGCGCCGGTGTGCTCGGCGGCATGTTGATCGCCGACGCGCTGTTCTCGCCGGCCTTCGCCGACCCCGGCTATCAAGACGCCGGTGCCGGTGCCGGTGCCGGTGCCGAGCAGGGCGCGGACGGCGGTGACCAGGGCGGCGACCAGGACTTCGGTGGCGCGGACCAGGGTGGCGACGCCGGCGGCGGGGACTACGCGGGCGGCGACTTCGGCGGTGGCGACTTCGGTGGCGGGGACTTCGGCGGCGGCGACTGGTGAGCGTCGCTGAGTGACACGCGGACAGGCCCCGGTCAGCGCGACCGGGGCCTGTCCGTGCCGTCGCTCAGCCGGTGTTGCGCATCCCGGCGGCGATGCCGTTCACCGTGGTGAGCAGCGCCCGCTCCAGGGCCGTGCCATCGCTCGGGGCGCGTCGGCCACCCGGCGCGGTGGCTACCGCCCGTCCGGCGGCGCCGGACTCCCGGTACTGCCGCAGCAGCGCCACCTGAAGGTGGTGCAACGGCTCCAGGTAGGTGTCCCGTACGGCCAGGGTGCGCTGGAGCACCGGCGAGTTCTCCAACAGGGCGGGCGAGGCGGTCACCGCCAGCACCTCCCGCTTGGTCAGCTCGTACTCCTGCTCGATCTGCTCGAAGATCGGGTGCAGCTTCTTCGGCACCAGCGTCTCGACGTACCGGCGGGCGATGCTCAGGTCGGTCTTGGTCAGCATCATCTCGACGTTGGACAGGAACGTGCGGAAGAAGTGCCAGTTGCGATGCATTTCAGCCAGTACGTCCGCCAGCCCGGCCTCCCGGGCGGCGGCCAGCCCGGACCCGACGCCGAACCAGCCCGGCACGATCTGCCGGGTCTGCGTCCAGCCGAACACCCATGGGATGGCCCGCAGCCCGGACAGTCCCGCGCCGGTGTTCGGACGCTTCGCCGGCCGGGAGCCGATGTTCAGCGCGCCGAGCAGCTCGGTGGGGGTGGACGCCCAGAAGTACGCCGGCAGGTCCGGGTCCTCGACCAGCGACCGGTACGACCGGTACGCCGACTCGGAGACCACGTCCATCGTGGCGTCCCAGCGCTCCAGCATCTCCGCCGGCTGTCGGGGGGCGGTGTGCAGCAGCGTCGCCTGAAGCACCGCGGCGAGGGTGAGCTCCAGGTTCTCCCGGGCCAGTGACGGCAGGGTGTACTTGTCGGAGATCACCTCGCCCTGCTCGGTCACCTTGATCGCGCCGTCCATGGTGCCGTACGGCTGGGCCAGGATCGCCTCGTGCGTCGGCCCTCCGCCGCGCCCCACCGTGCCGCCCCGGCCGTGGAACAGCCGCAGGTGCACCCCGTGTCGGGCGGCCACGTCGCGCAGCGCGCGCTGCGCGCGGTGGATCGACCACTGGCTGGTGGTGATCCCGGCTTCCTTGTTGGAGTCCGAGTAGCCGAGCATGACCTCCTGCACGTCACCCCGGGCCGCCACCAGAGCCCGGTACGCGGGCAGCGACAGCAGTTCGTCGAGGAGTTCGCCGCCGGCGTTCAACTCGGCGGGGGTCTCCAGCAGCGGTACGAACCCGATCCGGGCGCGACCGCTGTGCACGTCCACCAGCCCGGCCTCGCGGGCCAGCACCACTGCGGCCAGCACGTCGTCCACGCCCAGGGTCATCGAGATGATGTACGACTCGATCACCTCGGCGCCGAACCGGTCCTGTGCCTCGCGGATGGTGCTGAACACGTCGAACGTCTTGCGGGTCGCCTCGGAGAGCGGAGTGTCCAGGGTGGACAGCGGCCGGCGGCCGGTCAGCTCGTCGGCGAGCAGTTTGGTGCGTTCCAGCCGGGTCAGCGCCGGGTAGTCGGAGACCTCGCCGACGGCCCCGTACAGCTGGGCGAGCACCGCGTGGTGCGCCTCGGCGTGCTCCCGGACGTCCATGGTGGCCAGGTGCAGACCGAACGCGGAGACCGTCCGGATGGTGGAGGCCAACCGGCCGACGGCGGTGAGCTGCCCGGAGTTGCGGGCCAGCGAGGCGCGCAGCAGCTCCAGGTCGGCGATCAGCTCGGCGGAGCCGCGGTAGTCCCGGCCCGGCGTGTGCGCCGTGCCCTGACGAAGCCGCTGCCGGGTGTTGGCCAGCTTGGCCTTCACGCAGCGCGCCTTGAGCCGGTACGGCTCCTCGGCGTTGACCCGGCGGAACCGGGGCGCCACCTCGGGCAGCGCGTCCAGGTCGGCGGCGAGGCTGGCGGAGAGGTCCAGTGACACCCCGCGCAGCCGGCGGGAGACGGAGACCTCGTTGATCAGGTGGTCCATCGCCTTCTCGGTGGCCGCGATGCCGTGCTCGTGCTGGATGGTCAGCACCTCGCGGGTGACCGCCGGGGTGACGAACGGGTTGCCGTCCCGGTCACCGCCGATCCAGGTGCCGAAGCTCAGCGGGCGGGCCGTCGGCGAGGTCTCCACGCCGAGCGTGCGCAGCGTGTCGGCCAGGTCGTCGAGCACCTGGGGGGCGGCCTCGGCGTACAGGTCGCGCAGGTAGTAGATCGCGTTGCGGGCCTCGTCGGTCGGGTCCGGCCGGTCCAGCCGCAGCTCGTCGGTCTGCCACATCAGGTCCAGCAGCTCGGCCAGCCGGCGGTTCGCCGGGCCCTCGTCGCTGGCGCCGTAGAGGATCGCGTTGGCCGTCTCGGTGTCCAGCTCGTCGGCGATGGCCCGCAGCTTGGACAGGATCGAGCGGCGGGCCGCCTCGGTGGGGTGCGCGGTGAAGACCGGCCGGACCGCCAGCCGCCGGGCCGCGGCGGCGATCTCCTCGGCCGGCACGCCGCGCTCGGCGATCATCTTGGCTGCCTGGTCCAGCCAGCCGCCCTGCACGGCGCGGCGGCGGCGCAGGTCCCGGGCGCGGTGCACCTGCTCGGTGATGTTGGCCAGGTGGAAGTAGGTGGAGAAGGCGCGGGCCAGCTTGGTGCCGGTGGTCACGTCGAGCCCGCCGAGCCGCTGGGCGGCCGCCGGGGCGTCGGTGCGTACCTGGGCGCGGATCTCCTCGACGAGGTCGAGTAGCGGTCGGCCCTCCTGGCGGGCCAGCGTCTGGCCGAGCAGGGTGCCGAGCCGGCGGATGTCGGCGCGCAGCGCGGCGTCCGGGCCGTCGTGGTCATGCTGGTCGGTCACGATGCGCTCCTTACGTGAGTACGAAGGACAGCGCTGTCCGACTACCTGGATGGTATCCGCGCAGGGCCGGGTGGCAGGAGGGGCTCTCCGCGTGGTGCGCCGTGACGCGGAACACCTCGGAGATCACTCAACGCCCCGCGCGGGTGCTCGCCCGACGGCCCCGGACCAGGGTCGCGGCGAGCAGCGTGGCCAGCCCGAGCACCACCTCGTCCACCAGCCCAGCCTAGGGCGGCCGTTGTCCGGCTTGCGGCGTTTCGCCGGGCGAAATCCGCTGGCCCCGCCCGCTACCGTTTGATCATGGACGCGCCCCGATATCCCACCAAGCCGAAGCCGGGCGACCGGGTCGCCGTCGTCTCCCCCTCCGCCGGTCTGCCGGCTCTGTTCCCGCACGTCTACGAGCTGGGGCTGCGGCGGCTGCGCGAGGACTTCGGCCTGGAACCGGTGGAGTACCCGACCACCCGGGTGATGGGGGCCGACCCGCGCGACCGGGCCCGCGACCTGACCGCCGCCTTCGCCGACCCGACGATCACCGCGGTGCTCGCCACCGTCGGCGGGGAGGACCTGATCACGGTCACCCCGCACCTCGACGACGACGTGCTGCGGGCCAACCCGAAGCCCTACTTCGGCTACTCCGACAACACCAACGTGCTCAACCACCTGTACCGGCTGGGGATCGTGGGGTACCACGGCGGGTCGGTGCTGGTGCACCTCGGCCGGCCGGGCAAGCCGCACCCCCTCACCTTCGACTCGCTGCGGGCGGCGCTGTTCACCACCGGCTGGTACGACCTCGCCCCGGCGACCGAGTGGGGCGACGAGCCGGGCGACTGGCGCGATCCCGCGACGCTGGCCGACGAGCCGGTGATGTTCCCCGGCGAGGGCTGGCACTGGCAGGGGCCGTCGAGCGTGGTCCGGGGGCGCACCTGGGGCGGCAACCTGGAGGTGCTGCACTGGCTGCTCGCCGCCGACCGGGTCCCTTCGGCGACGGCCCTGGCCGGGTCGGTCCTGCTGATCGAGACCTCGCAGGAGCTGCCCTCCGACACCGAGGTGTACCGGATCCTGCGCAACCTGGGGGAGCGTGGCCTGCTCGGCGGCTTCCCGGCGGTGCTGGTCGGCCGGGCCAAGGCGTGGGACTTCGACCGGCCGCACACCCTCGACCAACGCCGGGCGTACGCGGCGGCGCAGCGAGCCGCCGTGACCCGGGCATGCGCCGAGTACACCCCGGACGCGGTGCTGGTCTTCGACGTCGACTTCGGGCACGCCGACCCGCAGCTGATCATCCCGTACGGCGGGGAGGTCCTCGTCGACGCCGTCGAGCGCCGGATCTCCGTGCGCTACTGATGAGCAATTCGAGGGCGTACCCGATTCTGCGGACGACGGACGTCGACCGGGCGTTGCACGCCGTCGGCCACCTGCTGAGCGTGGCCAACCTGCGCGACACGGAGGTGCAGCTCTGGGCGCGTACCGGGCGGCATTCGGGTCTGCCCCGCTACCTCGACGCGTACGGCCATTGGCTGGGCGCGGACGGGGAGGACCGGATGTGGGCGGAGCTGGCCCGGGAGGACGAGACGGGGCCGCAGGACCCTGCGGATCCGCCGTTCGACGTCGAGGTGGTGGTGTGCGGTCTCGGCCTGTTGGAGGGGCGGCTGGCGGAGGCCGTCGGGCCGGACCGGGCGCGGCTGGACTGGTGGCTTTACGGCTGGCCTGCGGTGCCCTGTCGGGACCTGCCCGGGCAGTTCAAGCACGCGTACGTCCAGTTGGTGCTCAGCGCCGCGGACATCTGGGCCACCGAGCCGGCCGACGAGCACACCGTCTTCGTGCACGTCGGCGCCCAGGAGCGGGAGTTGGCACGCGCCGAGTGGCTGGCCGGGGTCGCTGGTCTGACCGTGCTCGGCCCTGACGTGCATGGCTCGTGAGGTGTCTCCGGTCGCACGCTGGCAAGCGGCAAGAGCTGTGTCGACCGGGACCTCCGCGTCCGCTGGGGCGCCCGCGACGCCGGCGTCAGGCGTCGAGGGTGGCGAAGGCGCGGACCGGGAAGGTGCCCATGCCGGCCACCATCGGTGGGGCGGCGGTGAACCGGAAACCGCTCGGCGGCAGCGCGTCCAAACCGGTCAGGTGCTCCACGATCGGGATGCCGGCGGCGAGCAGCGTGCTGTGCGCCGGGCGTTCACCGCCGGCCGCCGGGCTCATGTCGTCGATGTTGATCGAGTCGATGCCGATCAGGGCCGCACCGGCGTCAACCAGCGCCTGGGCGGCGTCCCCGGTCAGGTGTGGCGCCTCCGGCGCGCCGTACCGCTCGGTGCCGAAGTGCGCATCCCACCCGGTGTGCAGCAGCACCGCGCGCCCGGCTACCTCGTACGGCGCCAGCATCAGCCGGTCCACCGCGCGGGTCCCCGCCGGCACCCGGACCAGCACGCCGGGCAGGTCGGCGAGGCGGTCCAGCGGCACTCCGGCCAGGTCGTCTCCGTCGGACCAGCGGTGGGCGGGAGTGTCCAGGTACGTACCGGTGTTGGCGATCATGTCGATCCGGGCTACCCGGAACTCGGTGCCCGGCGCGTAGTTCGCCCGCGACGCCGCGAAGGTCACCCAGTCGCCGACCTGGGGCCCTGGCCAGCCGGGCAGGGTGGTCATCCCGTCGCTGATCACGTGGCTCAGCTCGACGAGCCGACGGCCAGCGCCGGGCTCACCGACGGTGACTCCTCGGCCGCCCTTGTGCGGTTCTTCGATGATCGTCTTCGCGCTGATCCGGACCTCGGCGACCATCAGCAGCCCGAGGTGCCGGACGAACAACGCGGCCAGGTCCTCGTCGGTGATCTCCCGACCCGGGATGTCCAGCCGGAACCCTTCGGTGCGCAGCCCACCGCCATTGGCGAAGCTCACCTCAGCGTCGAACTGCGCCCTCCACTGCCCGCTCATACCCGAACCTGATCACGACCCCCCGTACCCGTCAAGATCTATATCCGCCCGGTCCGCGGGATCGCGAATCGGTCCGCGCGGGATCACGGGTCTGTCCGCGCGGTCCACGCGGGAAGATCCACACAACTTCAAGGAAGTAGTGGTGTCCCGGCGCGCTGAGGCCACTATTTCCCTGAAACTGTGTGGATCTTGGGCGCGGGGCGCGGGGCGCGGGGCGCGGGGCGCGGGGCGCGGGGCGCGGGGCGCGGGGCGCGGGGCGGCACGGGCTGTGGCGAGTGGCGTGGCGCGGGGCGAGTGGCGTGGGGTGACGGCGCGCGGCGTGGACCTGGGCGGAAGGGGGTGCATGTCGGTGGACGGGGATAGGCTGGTTCTCGTGCACCCCCCGTCCGACCGGACGAGGGGTAGCAGTCGTGTGCGTCGAATCCCCTGGAAGTGATCACATGCTCACCGGTCTGTTCTCCGCCGCCCTGGCCGATCCCGGGCTGACCCGGGCGCGTGACCTGGCGCGCTCCGGTGCCGCCCAGGTCGACGGCCTCGACATCACCGCCCCCGCCGCGCTGCGCCCGTTCGCCGTGGCGGCGGTTGCCGCAGACAACGACGCCGGTGGGGCCGGGCGGCCCGTGCTGGCGGTGACCGCCACCACCCGGGAGGCCGACGACCTGGCCGCCGCGCTGGCCGGGTTGCTGCCGGCCGATCAGGTGGCGGTCTTCCCATCCTGGGAGACGCTGCCGCACGAGCGGCTCTCCCCCCGCTCGGACACCGTCGGCCGGCGGCTGGCTGTGCTGCGCCGGCTGGCGCACCCGGAGTCGGCCGACGCGCACGGCCGCACCGGGCCGCTGCGGGTGGTCGTGGCCCCGGTCCGTTCGCTGCTCCAACCGCAGCTCAAGGGGCTCGGTGACCTGGAGCCGGTGCAGCTCGCCGCAGGCGAGGAGGCCGACCTGGAGGAGGTCGCCCGCCGTCTGATCGACATGGCGTACGCCCGGGTCGATCTGGTCACCAAGCGCGGTGAGTTCGCGGTGCGCGGCGGCATCCTGGACGTCTTCCCGCCCACCGACGAGCACCCGTCCCGGGTCGAGTTCTGGGGCGACGAGGTGGAGGAGATCCGCACCTTCGCCGTAGCCGACCAGCGGACCATCGAGCAGGTCCCCCTGCTCTGGGCGCCGCCCTGCCGGGAGTTGTTGCTCACCCCGCCGGTCCGCGATCGGGCCGCAGCGCTCGCCGAGCAGCACCCGGAGCTGGCGGAGATCCTGGACAAGCTGGCCGAGGGCATCCCGGTGGAGGGAATGGAGTCGCTGGCGCCGGTGCTGGTCGGCCCCGACTCCCTGGAGCTGCTGCTGGACGCCATGCCCGCCGGCACCCACGTGCTGCTCTGCGACCCGGAGCGGATCCGCACCCGGGCGCACGACCTGGTGCGTACCTCGGAGGAGTTTCTCCAGGCCAGCTGGGCCGCCGCCGCGATCGGCGGCCAAGCCCCGGTGGACGTCGGCGCCGCCGCCTTCCGCACCCTGGGTGAGGTGCGGGCCACCGCCGGAAAACTCGGCCAGCCGTGGTGGACGCTGTCCCCGTTCGGCCTGGTCGAGGCGGAGACGGCCGAGACGCGACAACCCTGGGAGGACGCACCCGAGCAGGCCGCCGTCAGCCCCGACGACGCCATCGCGGTGACCCTCTCTGCCCAGCCGGCCCCGCTCTACCACGGTGAGACCGCGCGGCTGGTCGACGACCTCAAGCGCTGGGCCGGCGAGGGCTGGTCGATCGCGCTGGTCTTCGAGGGGCACGGTCCCGCCCAGCGGGCAGTGGAGGTGCTGCGCGACGCCGGACTGGGCGCCCGGCTGGTCGAGGAGGTGCCGACCGCGCCGGTCCCCAGCGAGCTGGTGGTCACCTGTGGGGCGTTGAGCAGCGGGTTCGTCGACGAGGCGTCCCGTTTCGTGCTGCTCACCGGCAACGACGTGACCGGCGGCCGGGGCACCTCGACGCGGGACATGCGCAAGATGCCGAGCCGGCGGCGCAACACCATCGACCCGCTGGAGCTCAAGGCCGGCGACCACGTGGTGCACGAGCAGCACGGCATCGGCAGGTACGTGGAGCTGGTGCAGCGCACCGTCAACGGCGCCAGCCGGGAATACCTGGTCATCGAGTACGCGGCCAGCAAGCGGGGCCAGCCCGGCGACCGGCTCTTCGTCCCGACCGACCAGCTCGACCAGCTCTCCCGCTACGTGGGCGGCGAGCAGCCGACCCTGCACAAGATGGGCGGCTCGGACTGGCAGAAGTCCAAGGCCCGCGCCCGCAAGGCGGTCCGGGAGATCGCCGCGCAGCTGATCCAGCTCTACGCCGCCCGCAAGGCGTCCAAGGGTCACTCGTTCGGCCCGGACACGCCCTGGCAGCGGGAGTTGGAGGACGCCTTCCCCTGGCAGGAGACGCCGGACCAGCTCGCCGCGATCGACGAGGTCAAGCGGGACATGGAGCAGACCGTCCCGATGGACCGGCTGATCTGCGGCGACGTCGGCTACGGCAAGACCGAGATCGCGGTCCGGGCGGCGTTCAAGGCGGTGCAGGACGGCAAGCAGGTGGCGGTGCTGGTGCCGACCACGCTGCTGGTGCAGCAGCACTACAACACCTTCGCCGAGCGGATGAGCCAGTTCCCGGTGGAGATTCGGCAGCTGTCCCGGTTCCAGACCCCGAAGGAGACCGAGCGGACGCTGGAGATGGTCGCCGACGGCACCGTCGACATCGTGATCGGCACCCACCGGCTGCTCCAGACCGCCACCCGGTTCAAGCAGCTGGGTCTGGTGGTCGTCGACGAGGAGCAGCGCTTCGGCGTCGAGCACAAGGAACACCTGAAGACACTGCGGGCCTCGGTCGATGTGCTGAGCATGTCGGCCACCCCGATCCCGCGCACCCTGGAGATGGCGATCACCGGCATCCGGGAGATGTCCACCATCGCCACGCCGCCGGAGGAGCGGCACCCGGTCCTCACCTTCGTCGGGGCGCAGGACGACCGGCAGGTGGCCGCGTCCATCCACCGTGAGCTGCTCCGCGACGGGCAGGTCTTCTACCTGCACAACCGGGTCGAGTCGATCGACCGGGCGGCGCGGCGACTGCGGGAGCTGGTGCCCGAGGCGCGGGTCGCGGTGGCGCACGGCCAGATGGGTGAGGACGCCCTGGAGAAGGTCATGGTCGGCTTCTGGGAGAAGGAGTTCGACGTCCTGGTCTGCACCACGATCGTCGAGTCGGGCATCGACATCCCGAACGCCAACACCCTGATCGTGGAGCGGGCCGACCTGCTCGGCCTGGCCCAGCTGCACCAGATCCGCGGCCGGGTCGGCCGGGGCCGGGAACGGGCGTACGCCTATTTCCTCTACCCACCGGAGAAGCCACTCACCGAGCATGCCCATGAGCGCCTGGCCACCATCGCCCAGCACACCGAGTTGGGCGCCGGCATGTACGTGGCGATGAAGGACCTGGAGATCCGGGGCGCCGGCAACCTGCTGGGTGGCGAGCAGTCCGGGCACATCGAGGGGGTCGGCTTCGACCTGTACGTGCGAATGGTCGGCGAGGCGGTCTCCGCGTTCAAGGGCGAACGGCCGGAGGAGGAGGCGGACGTCAAGATCGACCTGCCGGTCGACGCGCACCTGCCGCACGACTACGTGAGCGTGGAGCGGCTGCGGCTGGAGATGTACCGCAAGCTCGCCGAGGCGCGCGACGAGGAGCGGCTGCGCGAGGTGGTCGCCGAGATGACCGACCGGTACGGCGAGCTGCCGGCACCGGTGCAGAACCTGGTCGCGGTGGCCCGGTTCCGTCTGCTGGCCCGCCGGTATGGCCTCGCCGACGTGTCGATGCAGGGCAAGCACGTGCGGTTCGGGCCGCTGCCGCTGCCCGATTCCAAGCAGCTACGGCTGAAGCGCTACCACCCGGACGCGGTCTACAAGCAGGCCACCGACCAGGTCAGCGTGCCCCGTCCGAGCACCCGTCGGGTCGGTGGTGAGCCGCTGCGAGACCAGGCGCTGCTGGAGTGGTGCGCCCAACTGCTCTCCGATGTGCTGGGCGCCCCCGCCCCGCTGGCGGTCGCGGCCGGGTGAGGTGGGGGCCGTCACAGCACGGGAGAGGGCATGAGAGAGTGGCGGGCATGCGTGCTCGCCGTCTGATCGCCGCCGCCAGCGTCGCGGCCCTGGGTGTCCTCTCCCTCGCCGCCTGCGGAAAGTCCGCACCGGACGTCGCCGCGTACGTCGGTGACGCCACCTACTCGGTGGACCGTGTCGATGCGATCTACGCCGACGTGCAGGCGAAGTTCGGCGACGCGGTCCGGCAGGAGGCCAGCCAGGCCGGTGCGACGCCCTCGCCCGAGCAGTTGCGGTCCGCCGTCACCCGGCAGGACGTGGTGAACCTGCTGATCAGCCTTGAGCTGGGCAAGCGGGTCGCGGCGGCGAAGAACCTCCAGGTGCCCGACGAGGTGACTCCGCAGCAGTTGGAACAGAACCTGCGGGTGCCGGCCAGCACCGAGTACGCCAAGCTCTGGGGCGAGTGGATCGACCTGCTCCAGGTGCTCAACCAGCAGCTTCCGCCGGCCGACCTGAGCGACGACTCGATGATGGCCGTCTACCAGGCCCTCACGAAGACCGGCGCGATCCAGGGCGGGATGTCGGTGGCCGACGTCCGCCGGGCGTTCGGTGACGGCGGCTTCGTCCGCGCCGCTACCGCGCTCAGCACCGCGCTGGAGGAGGAAGCCACCAAGGTCGACGTCTCGATCAACCCGCGCTACCGGGCGGTCGGGGTGCCGTCGGTGGTGAGCACCGGCGAGTCGCTGGTCTTCTACTCGCTTCCGTACATCAATGAGGCTGGCCCGGTCACCGACATCTCCACCCCGGAGCCGGTGCCGTCGAGCGCGGCCCCTGAGGCCGAGGGCACGGCCAGCTGAGCATGACGGCACGGATCGTCCTGCTGGTCACCTCGCCCCGACTGCCGGCCGGCCTGCTGACCTCCGCCGCCTGGGATGTCGTACGCGCGCACCCGGTGCTGACCGGCGCGGAGAGCGAGCTGACCACGGCCATGCGCCAGGCGGGCGCCGAGGTCACCCTCGTGGACGGCCCGGCGACGCAGCCGCTGCTGGACACGGTGGCGGCGCACGGCACGGTGGTCTGGCTGGCCGGCCCGGCCGGCGACGAGTCGCTGGCCCGGCAGTTGGGGCTACGGCTGGCCCGGGAGCCGGGGCTGGCCGAGTTGGAGCTGATGTACGGCTCGTGGGATCCGCCGGGCGCGCGGCTGCTGGACGCGGTGGCCGTGCTGGATCGGTTGGCCTCCCCGGGCGGCGACCCGTGGAAGCGGGCGCAGACGCACCGTAGCCTCGCCGGTTATCTGCTGGAGGAGAGCTACGAGGCGTACGACGCGATCAGCGCCGACGACACCGAC
The nucleotide sequence above comes from Micromonospora sp. NBC_00389. Encoded proteins:
- the mfd gene encoding transcription-repair coupling factor, with protein sequence MLTGLFSAALADPGLTRARDLARSGAAQVDGLDITAPAALRPFAVAAVAADNDAGGAGRPVLAVTATTREADDLAAALAGLLPADQVAVFPSWETLPHERLSPRSDTVGRRLAVLRRLAHPESADAHGRTGPLRVVVAPVRSLLQPQLKGLGDLEPVQLAAGEEADLEEVARRLIDMAYARVDLVTKRGEFAVRGGILDVFPPTDEHPSRVEFWGDEVEEIRTFAVADQRTIEQVPLLWAPPCRELLLTPPVRDRAAALAEQHPELAEILDKLAEGIPVEGMESLAPVLVGPDSLELLLDAMPAGTHVLLCDPERIRTRAHDLVRTSEEFLQASWAAAAIGGQAPVDVGAAAFRTLGEVRATAGKLGQPWWTLSPFGLVEAETAETRQPWEDAPEQAAVSPDDAIAVTLSAQPAPLYHGETARLVDDLKRWAGEGWSIALVFEGHGPAQRAVEVLRDAGLGARLVEEVPTAPVPSELVVTCGALSSGFVDEASRFVLLTGNDVTGGRGTSTRDMRKMPSRRRNTIDPLELKAGDHVVHEQHGIGRYVELVQRTVNGASREYLVIEYAASKRGQPGDRLFVPTDQLDQLSRYVGGEQPTLHKMGGSDWQKSKARARKAVREIAAQLIQLYAARKASKGHSFGPDTPWQRELEDAFPWQETPDQLAAIDEVKRDMEQTVPMDRLICGDVGYGKTEIAVRAAFKAVQDGKQVAVLVPTTLLVQQHYNTFAERMSQFPVEIRQLSRFQTPKETERTLEMVADGTVDIVIGTHRLLQTATRFKQLGLVVVDEEQRFGVEHKEHLKTLRASVDVLSMSATPIPRTLEMAITGIREMSTIATPPEERHPVLTFVGAQDDRQVAASIHRELLRDGQVFYLHNRVESIDRAARRLRELVPEARVAVAHGQMGEDALEKVMVGFWEKEFDVLVCTTIVESGIDIPNANTLIVERADLLGLAQLHQIRGRVGRGRERAYAYFLYPPEKPLTEHAHERLATIAQHTELGAGMYVAMKDLEIRGAGNLLGGEQSGHIEGVGFDLYVRMVGEAVSAFKGERPEEEADVKIDLPVDAHLPHDYVSVERLRLEMYRKLAEARDEERLREVVAEMTDRYGELPAPVQNLVAVARFRLLARRYGLADVSMQGKHVRFGPLPLPDSKQLRLKRYHPDAVYKQATDQVSVPRPSTRRVGGEPLRDQALLEWCAQLLSDVLGAPAPLAVAAG